A window of the Diospyros lotus cultivar Yz01 unplaced genomic scaffold, ASM1463336v1 superscaf1, whole genome shotgun sequence genome harbors these coding sequences:
- the LOC127793011 gene encoding protein kinase PINOID, translated as MLGFRRRDSDSEVSSGTLNSSQSSMSSADSCVSFSRLSFENLELKSESPENLSLKPHRSSDSSWQAIRSAAFRRKAGLGFRDFRLVRQIGSGDIGRVHLCRLRSGGDDDDDGGGGFYAMKVVDREMLAMKKKIQRAEMEKKILKMVDHPFLPTLYAEFEASHYSCVVMEYCSGGDLHSLRHKHPLKRFPLSSARFYAAEVLVALEYLHMLGILYRDLKPENVLVRSDGHIMLSDFDLSLCSDATPAVESPDLSPDPSSPRATQSPRTLTPFSCLSKRLFRSKKIQTLSTNRLFVAEPVSARSCSFVGTHEYVAPEVASGRSHGNAVDWWAFGIFLYEMIYGQTPFAADTNEATLRNIVKKPLTFPTDSPSSASEMHARDLISGLLTKDPAGRIGARRGSAEVKTHPFFKGLNFALVRSLTPPEIPGLRRQKTTTSRQGTNARQPAAFDYF; from the exons ATGTTAGGGTTTCGTCGACGGGACTCCGACAGTGAAGTCAGTTCCGGAACCCTAAACTCAAGCCAGAGCTCGATGAGCAGCGCCGATAGTTGCGTCAGTTTCAGCCGATTGTCGTTTGAGAATCTGGAGCTGAAGTCGGAGTCGCCGGAGAACTTATCGCTGAAGCCACACCGGTCGTCGGACTCCTCGTGGCAGGCCATACGATCCGCCGCGTTCCGCCGGAAGGCGGGGCTAGGGTTCCGCGACTTCCGGCTGGTCCGGCAGATCGGCAGCGGCGACATCGGGAGGGTCCACCTCTGCCGCCTCCGCAGCGGCGGCGATGACGATGACGACGGCGGCGGCGGGTTCTACGCCATGAAGGTGGTGGACAGAGAAATGTTggcgatgaagaagaagattcaGAGGGcggaaatggagaagaagattcTGAAGATGGTGGATCACCCCTTCTTGCCGACGCTGTACGCCGAGTTCGAAGCCTCGCATTACTCCTGCGTGGTGATGGAGTACTGTTCCGGCGGCGATTTGCATTCTCTCCGCCACAAACATCCTCTCAAGCGCTTCCCTTTGAGCTCCGCAAG GTTCTATGCGGCTGAGGTTCTCGTAGCCCTAGAGTACCTTCACATGTTGGGAATCCTTTACAGAGACCTGAAGCCCGAGAACGTCTTGGTCAGATCGGACGGTCACATCATGCTCTCCGACTTCGATCTCTCCCTCTGCTCCGACGCTACCCCGGCCGTTGAATCGCCGGACTTGTCCCCGGACCCCTCATCACCCCGGGCCACACAGTCCCCCCGTACTCTCACTCCATTTTCATGCCTCTCCAAACGGCTCTTCCGCTCAAAGAAGATTCAAACGCTGTCAACGAACCGGCTGTTCGTCGCCGAGCCGGTCTCCGCCCGTTCATGCTCGTTTGTCGGGACCCACGAGTACGTGGCGCCGGAGGTTGCCTCCGGGAGATCCCACGGCAACGCCGTGGACTGGTGGGCCTTCGGAATCTTCCTCTACGAGATGATCTACGGGCAGACGCCGTTCGCCGCCGACACCAACGAAGCCACGCTGCGGAACATCGTGAAGAAGCCCCTCACCTTCCCGACTGACTCGCCGTCCAGCGCAAGTGAAATGCACGCGCGCGACTTGATATCGGGCTTGTTGACCAAGGACCCGGCTGGTAGAATCGGGGCACGGCGCGGGTCGGCGGAGGTGAAGACCCACCCGTTTTTCAAGGGCTTAAACTTCGCGCTGGTACGGTCGCTGACGCCGCCGGAGATTCCGGGTTTACGGAGGCAGAAAACGACGACGTCGCGGCAGGGTACGAATGCGAGACAACCAGCGGCGTTCGATTACTTCTGA